GATTGGGTTATTGATAGAGTTGGATCTTCAACTATAATAGGAGTACATGGAGAGTCAATGGGCGGAGGAACAGTACTTCAATATATATCAATGGATCCACGCGTTAAATTTTGTATAGACGATTGTGGTTATTCTGATACAACTGAACTTTTCAAACATAGGCTTAAAAATGATTTTAAACTATTAAAGCAACTTCCTCTTATACCTCTTGCAAGTATAGCAACAAAAATCACAAAGGGCTGGAGCTTTAATGATGTTAGTCCTATAAAAACAATAAGCAAGATAAATACACCTATATTATTTATACATGGTGAAAAAGATGATTATGTACCAACTAAAATGTCTCATGATCTATATTCTTTAAAAAGTGGATTTAAAGATATTTATATAGCACCAGGTGCTGACCATGCACAGGCTTATACTAGTAATCCAGAAGAGTATGAAAAAAGAGTTGATAAATTCTTAAGAGATATAAATATAATATAGAGTTCCTAACTCAACTATTAATTTATACATGCCTGAAAATCCCCAGAAACCGAGATTTTCAAACAAGCATAAATTAAGTTTCGATAAAGAAACTCTTTATAGCAACTACATCCTTATTTAAATTACAGATGTGCTTTAAAATTCAAAAGTATTTCTTTACATGAAGTTATAAAAGATCAACTTTGAAGATAAACTTGAATTAAAAAAGTACATCTTTTTATTGTTCAAAAAGTAGTTCAATAAAATGACGGTAAATTTTGAGTTAATATTTGTAAATTTATAAGATAATTACGCACTAATCTAGTATACTTAAAATAGATACTTATTTTATGAGAAAAGGAGTGTTTGATTTTGACCAAACAAGAAAAAAGTTGGATTTTATATGATTTTGCCAACTCTGCCTACTCCATAACTATAACTACTGCAATCTTACCAGTATTCTTCAAAACAGTTGCTGCAAAAGGACTTGACGGCCCTACCTCTACAGCATACTGGGGATATGCAAATTCTATATCAACCTTACTAGTAGCAATTATAGCTCCTCTTCTAGGAACTATAGCAGACTATAAGTTTAGAAAAAAACGTTTCTTCTTAGTGTTTACTCTAGTCGGAATAATATCAACTGCATTATTGATGTTTGTAGGTGAAGGAAACTGGCTTACTTGCCTCATCATTTACACGCTTACTGTCATAGGCTTCTCTGGAAGCTGCGTTTTTTATGACTCCTTTATAACCGATGTAACTGATAATGATAATATGGACAATGTATCATCACTTGGTTTTGCTTGGGGATATATCGGAGGAACTATACCATTTTTAGCATGTATCCTCTTAATAATGTTTGCAGGTAGAATAGGTATATCCACTGTTCTAGCTACTGAGTTATCATTTCTAATCACAGCTATTTGGTGGTTTATATTTACTCTCCCTATACTTAAGAATGTAAAACAAGTTTATTTTATAGAACCTGAACCTAATTATATAAAAAATAGCTTTAAAAAATTATGGAGTACTTTTAAAAAAGTTAAGCAAAATAAAGAAATATTTTTATTTCTTTTAGCTTTCTTCTTCTATATAGATGGTGTACATACCATCATATCAATGGCAACTGCATTCGGTTTAGATATCGGTATGTCTACTAATATGATGATGATAGTATTAGTGGTTCTTCAAGTTGTAGCTTTCCCTTGCTCCATGATATATGGCAAGTTAGCAAAGAAGTTTTCTTCTGGAAAGATGATTTTATTTGGAATAATAACCTATTGTATTGTATCAATCTACGGAGTATTTATAAAAAGTACTTTAGATTTTTGGATTCTTGCAATTCTTGTAGGAAGCGCGCAAGGAGGTATACAAGCCCTAAGCAGATCATACTTTGGAAAACTTATACCTAAAGAAAATTCTGCAGAGTATTATGGAATATACAATATATTTGGAAGAATATCATCAGTATTCGGCCCACTGCTTATGGGAATCATAGGTTCTGCCACTAATAATACTAGATATGGAGTGCTAAGCCTCATAGTCCTTTTTGCAATTGGTGCCTTTATATTTATAAGATTGGATAATCATATTGAAAAATCACAAAGTACAGGTAAGAGCACAGTTTCTATAAATCCATCAGAGTAACTGCCTTAATATAAAAAAATCCCTGCCATTATGTTGGCAGGGATTTTTTTATATTAAGCCACTGGCTTTTTAATTGTTGAAAGTATAACTCCACCTACAACTGCTCCGATTAATATAGATAGAACATACATTAATACGTTACCTACTGCATTTGGTATAAAGAATACGAATAATCCACCATGAGGTACTGCAAGAGTACACTTAAATAACATTGATAGTGCCCCTGTTAGAGCTGAACCTACCATAATTGAAGGTATTACTCTTAATGGATCTGCTGCTGCGAAAGGTATTGCACCTTCTGTTATAAATGCTGCACCTAGAGCCCAAGCTGCTTTTCCCGCTTCTCTTTCTTGAGTTGTGAATTTATTCTTTCCTAAAACTGTTGCTACTGCTACTGCAAGTGGTGGAACCATACCAGCTGCCATTACTGCTGCCATTATAGCAGAAGGTTGGCCTTGAGAGATAGTTGCTACACCGAAAGTATAAGCTGCTTTATTTAAAGGACCTCCCATATCGAAAGCCATCATTAATCCAATTATTGTTCCAAGTAATATAGCATTAGTTCCACTTAAACTATTTAACCATCCAGTAAGTGCATCATTAATTCCCTTAACTGGGTTACCTAATACATAAATCATTATTAGTCCTACTATAAGTGTTGAAAGTACAGGTAAAACAAGTACAGGCATTAAACCTTCTAAAGACTTTGGTAGTTTTATAACCTTCTTTAAATAATACACTGTATAACCAGCAAGGAAACCGGCAATTAATCCACCTAAGAAACCTGAACCAATATTTGATGCTAAATAACCACCAACCATACCAGGTACTAAACCAGGTCTATCAGCTATTGAATAAGCAATATATCCAGCAAGTATAGGTACTAAGAAACTAAATGCGCCATTGGCACCAATTCTAAATAGTGCTTCTGCAAAAGATCCTTTAACCTCAAATGCTTTTATTCCGAATGCAAATGATAATGCTATTAATATACCCCCAGCTACTACGAATGGTATCATGAAAGATACACCATTCATTAAGTGCTTGTATGGTCCATTTCTATTTTCTTTTTCTTGAGTATTTGCTGAAGCTTCAGCCTTTCTTGGAGCATCACTAGCTTTAGCTGCTAACGCTCTTTGAATAAGTGCTTTTGGATCCTTGATAGCATCCTTTACAGAAACCTCAACTAAAGGCATTCCTGCAAATCTGCTTTTGTCTACATTTGTATCTGCTGCAATTATTACAGCACTTGCATTTCTTAAATCTTCTTGAGTTATAACATTTTCAGCACCTACAGAACCTTGAGTTTCAACCTTTATCTCGTGGCCTAATTCCTTAGCTGCCATTTGAAGAGCCTCCGCTGCCATGTATGTATGTGCAATACCGGTTGGACAAGATGTTATTGCTACTAATTTCATACTAAATACCCCCTATTTTTTTATTTTATTCGAATACTTTTATAAACTGATCAAAACTAGTACAATTCATAAGTGACTCTCTAATATCTGAGTGCATAAGTTTTCTTGATATTTCACTTAATGCTCTAAGATGAGTATCATTTGCTTCTTCAGGAACAGCTATTAAGAAGAATAAATGTGCTGGCTTTTCATCCATTGATTCATAATCAACTCCTGCCTTGCTTTTCCCGAATGCTATAGAAGCTTTATTTACAGAATTACTCTTTCCATGAGGTATCGCTATTCCCATTCCTATACCTGTAGAAAACTCTTCTTCTCTTTTAAGTACTGCTTCCTTAAATACCTTGCTGTCATTTATAACTCCGTCTTTCACTAATATATCGATAAGTTCATCCAAAGCCTCCATTTTTGTCTTAGCTTTCATATCAAAACAAACTCTTTTTTCTGTAAACATATCCTTTGTTGCCATTGTTATACCTCCTCAATATTTTCCTTTACTTTCAGTATCATACTTTCTACTTGCTCAAGCTTACACGCTTCTGTACCTTCTAAGGTAACTGTAGCTGCTCCACAGCCTTGCGCAAATATCAGTGTGTTCTTTGCATCTAGTTTATTTACTATGGAATAAACCAAAGCTGCAACCATAGAGTCTCCTGCACCAACTGTACTTCTTACAGGAACCTTAATTCCTTTAGCAAAGAATGTTTTTTCTTTTGTAATATAAACTGCACCTTCAGATCCCATTGAAACCAATATATTATCAATGCCTTGTTCTCTTATTTTGTCACAGGATTCAATTATTTTCTCAACATTATCTAATTCTTCATTAAACAATAATGATAATTCATGATTATTAGGTTTTATTGCAAAAGGTTTTTCTTTTAGCCCATTTGCAAGTAATTCTCCTTCAGCATCAAGAATAGTTAATGCTCCTTTACTTTTTGCAATACTTATCAGTGTTCCGTATATATCCTTAGGTAAACTTGATGGTATACCACCTGACAATACAACAATATCTCCCTCTGAACATTTTTCAGTATATAATGCTATAAATTCATCCAATTCAGCTTTAGATATCTCAGGTCCTGCTTCATTTATATCTGTATAAATGTTATTCTTAGTATCTACCACTTTTGTATTAGTTCTAGTGCTTGCATTAATATCTATAAATTGATGATTGATCCCTCTTTTATCTAGTTCATGCTCAAAACTTACCTTCCATGTTCCACCAAGAAATCCTATAGCTAAGGAATCTATTCCAAAATTCTTTAATACCTTAGATACATTTACTCCTTTTCCTCCTATATCATATCTTATATCTGAGGTCCTATTAACAGTACCTAGTTTAAAATCGTCTATTATAAGAGTTTTATCCATGGCTGGGTTAAGAGTTACTGTTATTATCATTCGCTCACCTCCTTAATCTTAAGCTGTTATAATATCCACGCCTATTTCTGCATATTGTTTTATTACTTCTTCATCAATATCTTTACTAGTTATAATCATACTTACCGCCTTTACCGGACATATTACAGAAAATGAAACATTATTAAACTTACTACTATCTGCAACTATGATTACTTTACTTGCATAATTAATCATTGATTTCTTTGTCTGAGCTTCAATAAAATTAGGTGTTGTTATACCGTCTTCTATAGAAACTCCATTGGCACCTATAAACGCTTTGTCCACTCTGAAATTCTTAATAACACTTTCTGTCAAATGACCAACCATAGCTCTAGTATTAAGTCTTAAACTACCTCCAGTTACTATTATCTCTATACCTTCCTTTTCAGAAAGTTCTGCTGCTATATCTATTGAATTTGTTATTACTGTTATATCTCTTCCATTTATTCTTTTAGCTATTTCAAGAGTCGTTGTACCTGAATCAAGTATTATAGTGTCACCATCTTCAATCATCTCACTTGCAACTTCTGCAATACTATGTTTTTGATCAATTCTCTCATCTTGTTTGTCAGTAAAGGATGGTTCAAAGCTTGTTCTATTGTTTATACCTACAGCTCCACCATGAGTTCTCATAAGAAGCTTTTTTTCTTCTAGCTCTTGTAAATCTCTTCTTATAGTAGATTCGGATACATTAAGTAGTACCGCTATATCCATAACCTTTATACTACTTTCTGAATTAAGCATATCGAGTATTTTTTGTTGTCTTTCTTCAGCGAACATAACTAGTTATACACCTTCTTTATTTCTAATGACATAAAGCTTGATTACTTTTGATTGTATCTGCTTGTTTGATTATATTTTATATGATAACATTTACAAAGTCAATATTATTTGCGCAAAATATTTCAAAAACAATCATGATTTTATTGGCAAAAATAGCTTTTGTGCTCATTTATGATTTTTATTGATTATATCACTCATAACTGCCACTTTATATTGTTTCTATTATTATTGAATGATTTAATTCATATAATTATGTGGAGGTGATTATTTAGATGAACATTATAACTGATTCTGTTAGATTTCAAGAAGAGCTTTCAGGCGGAAGAGTAATAACAAGAACTTTTAATACTTACCCTATAAGATTATCTAAGGTTGCTGCAGCACTACAAGGAATAGATTATGGCTTTTCAGATGACGAAGGGCAATTCTTTCGTTGCACTATAGATATAAAAGCGCAGATAGTCAATATCTATCAAATTAAGGTACTTATAACTTTTGGGTTACGCTCAAAAAGTTTTGACAAAAGAACTGATGCTACAATTAATTACATTCTACTGTTTTGATAAATATAAGAAATAGTCCTCACACTTAGTATTCCTAATTTTTATAATACAATAAATAAAACTATAGACCTATTTACATCAATG
This genomic stretch from Clostridium fungisolvens harbors:
- a CDS encoding alpha/beta hydrolase, which codes for MKILLLLIILLLLVAVVTSMYFSRIVVLPTVKKYDDTLSAELDAGNIKDYILNELEKEEIYIPSTFGYKLHGFFFPNNNSKKVIIFAHGITWSLYGSMKYMDIFIKRGFAVLIYDHRNHGLSGGNDTSFGYYEKHDLKTCTDWVIDRVGSSTIIGVHGESMGGGTVLQYISMDPRVKFCIDDCGYSDTTELFKHRLKNDFKLLKQLPLIPLASIATKITKGWSFNDVSPIKTISKINTPILFIHGEKDDYVPTKMSHDLYSLKSGFKDIYIAPGADHAQAYTSNPEEYEKRVDKFLRDINII
- a CDS encoding MFS transporter yields the protein MTKQEKSWILYDFANSAYSITITTAILPVFFKTVAAKGLDGPTSTAYWGYANSISTLLVAIIAPLLGTIADYKFRKKRFFLVFTLVGIISTALLMFVGEGNWLTCLIIYTLTVIGFSGSCVFYDSFITDVTDNDNMDNVSSLGFAWGYIGGTIPFLACILLIMFAGRIGISTVLATELSFLITAIWWFIFTLPILKNVKQVYFIEPEPNYIKNSFKKLWSTFKKVKQNKEIFLFLLAFFFYIDGVHTIISMATAFGLDIGMSTNMMMIVLVVLQVVAFPCSMIYGKLAKKFSSGKMILFGIITYCIVSIYGVFIKSTLDFWILAILVGSAQGGIQALSRSYFGKLIPKENSAEYYGIYNIFGRISSVFGPLLMGIIGSATNNTRYGVLSLIVLFAIGAFIFIRLDNHIEKSQSTGKSTVSINPSE
- a CDS encoding PTS fructose transporter subunit IIC, whose protein sequence is MKLVAITSCPTGIAHTYMAAEALQMAAKELGHEIKVETQGSVGAENVITQEDLRNASAVIIAADTNVDKSRFAGMPLVEVSVKDAIKDPKALIQRALAAKASDAPRKAEASANTQEKENRNGPYKHLMNGVSFMIPFVVAGGILIALSFAFGIKAFEVKGSFAEALFRIGANGAFSFLVPILAGYIAYSIADRPGLVPGMVGGYLASNIGSGFLGGLIAGFLAGYTVYYLKKVIKLPKSLEGLMPVLVLPVLSTLIVGLIMIYVLGNPVKGINDALTGWLNSLSGTNAILLGTIIGLMMAFDMGGPLNKAAYTFGVATISQGQPSAIMAAVMAAGMVPPLAVAVATVLGKNKFTTQEREAGKAAWALGAAFITEGAIPFAAADPLRVIPSIMVGSALTGALSMLFKCTLAVPHGGLFVFFIPNAVGNVLMYVLSILIGAVVGGVILSTIKKPVA
- a CDS encoding PTS sugar transporter subunit IIA; translated protein: MATKDMFTEKRVCFDMKAKTKMEALDELIDILVKDGVINDSKVFKEAVLKREEEFSTGIGMGIAIPHGKSNSVNKASIAFGKSKAGVDYESMDEKPAHLFFLIAVPEEANDTHLRALSEISRKLMHSDIRESLMNCTSFDQFIKVFE
- the pfkB gene encoding 1-phosphofructokinase — translated: MIITVTLNPAMDKTLIIDDFKLGTVNRTSDIRYDIGGKGVNVSKVLKNFGIDSLAIGFLGGTWKVSFEHELDKRGINHQFIDINASTRTNTKVVDTKNNIYTDINEAGPEISKAELDEFIALYTEKCSEGDIVVLSGGIPSSLPKDIYGTLISIAKSKGALTILDAEGELLANGLKEKPFAIKPNNHELSLLFNEELDNVEKIIESCDKIREQGIDNILVSMGSEGAVYITKEKTFFAKGIKVPVRSTVGAGDSMVAALVYSIVNKLDAKNTLIFAQGCGAATVTLEGTEACKLEQVESMILKVKENIEEV
- a CDS encoding DeoR/GlpR family DNA-binding transcription regulator yields the protein MFAEERQQKILDMLNSESSIKVMDIAVLLNVSESTIRRDLQELEEKKLLMRTHGGAVGINNRTSFEPSFTDKQDERIDQKHSIAEVASEMIEDGDTIILDSGTTTLEIAKRINGRDITVITNSIDIAAELSEKEGIEIIVTGGSLRLNTRAMVGHLTESVIKNFRVDKAFIGANGVSIEDGITTPNFIEAQTKKSMINYASKVIIVADSSKFNNVSFSVICPVKAVSMIITSKDIDEEVIKQYAEIGVDIITA